The following are encoded in a window of Impatiens glandulifera chromosome 5, dImpGla2.1, whole genome shotgun sequence genomic DNA:
- the LOC124937517 gene encoding uncharacterized protein LOC124937517: MIRTRNPQSSSFSVIFLHHCRRLHHRAASVMAASTASLVLLQGKTDHFLVPHSSSTKMPLHSNYPIAKVSAFLGRPSNRTQCYYYQPHRRWPGKFNKRYGDEGDRNKARAFAPSLFRQLSCDSTEDASGKLENSRGFTDHDHHSNSSIGLHDRSSSEKVVVAVDVDEVLGNFLSALNMFIEDRYSSKHSASDYHVYEFFKIWNCTRDEADIRVHEFFKTSYFKSGIHPIPGARQTLQKLSRFCDLSVVTSRQNAIKDQTIEWIEKHYPGLFQEIHFGNHFSLEGQSRPKSDICRSLGAKILIDDNPRYAAECAEAGMMVLLFDYENSYPWSKTGSVSQHPLVTKVHNWKEVEDELLSWIVSAKL; encoded by the exons ATGATAAGGACGAGAAACCCACAATCGTCTTCATTCTCGGTAATCTTTCTGCACCATTGTCGTCGTCTTCATCATCGTGCTGCTTCAGTAATGGCTGCATCCACCGCCTCTTTAGTTCTTCTTCAAGGAAAGACCGATCATTTTCTCGTTCCCCACTCATCTTCCACAAAAATGCCTCTTCATTCAAACTACCCAATAGCCAAGGTTTCTGCATTCTTGGGGAGGCCTTCGAACAGGACACAATGCTATTACTACCAGCCCCACCGTCGTTGGCCTGGGAAATTCAACAAACGTTATGGAGATGAGGGTGATAGAAATAAGGCTAGGGCTTTTGCTCCATCCTTATTTAGACAACTGTCATGCGATTCTACGGAGGATGCTTCTGGAAAGCTGGAAAATAGTCGTGGTTTCACTGATCATGATCATCATAGCAATTCTTCAATTGGGCTTCATGATCGATCTTCCTCGGAGAAAGTTGTGGTTGCTGTTGATGTTGATGAGG TTCTTGGAAACTTCTTGTCAGCTTTGAATATGTTTATAGAAGATCGATATTCTTCGAAGCATTCTGCATCGGATTATCATGTGTATGAATTCTTCAAG ATATGGAACTGCACTAGAGATGAAG CTGACATCCGTGTGCATGAGTTCTTTAAAACATCATACTTCAAATCAGGGATCCACCCAATTCCAGGTGCTAGGCAGACACTTCAAAAGTTATCGAGATTTTGTGATTTGTCCGTAGTGAC TTCCCGACAGAATGCAATAAAAGACCAAACAATTGAGTGGATTGAGAAGCATTACCCAGGATTGTTTCAAGAGATTCACTTTGGCAATCACTTTTCTCTCGAAGGCCAGTCCAGGCCTAAGTCAGATATTTGCAG GTCACTTGGTGCTAAAATTCTGATAGACGATAACCCAAGATATGCTGCTGAGTGCGCTGAAGCAGGGATGATGGTTTTGCTTTTTGACTATGAGAACTCCTACCCTTGGTCCAAGACAGGATCAGTTAGTCAGCACCCCTTGGTCACTAAGGTTCACAACTGGAAAGAAGTGGAGGATGAGCTATTGTCATGGATTGTATCAGCAAAACTGTAG
- the LOC124937518 gene encoding alpha-aminoadipic semialdehyde synthase, translating to MEERQTGNTLQGNGVVGILSEATNKWERRVPLTPSHCARLLHGGKGKTGVDRIIVQPSTKRIHHDALYEDVGCELSEDLSECGLILGIKQPKLEMILPDRAYAFFSHTHKAQKENMPLLDRILAERVSLFDYELIVGDNDKRLLAFGTFAGRAGFIDFLRGLGQRYLHLGYSTPFLSIGASYMYPSLAAAKAAVISVGEEIATFGLPSGICPLVFVFTGSGNVSIGAQEIFKLLPHSFVDASKLPELFEKARDNTQTTRTSIRFFQVYGCVVTCQDMVAPKDSTKLFDKTDYYAHPEQYRPIFHENIAPYTSVIVNCMYWEKRFPRLLTTKQLQDLSKKRCPLIGISDITCDIGGSIEFVNQSTLIDSPFFRYDPLSNSYHHDMEGNGVICLAVDILPTEFAKEASLHFGDILSQFIGSLASKRDIEDLPAHLRRACIAHGGSLTSLYEYIPRMRSTFSVERKENSYSNKKKYNLQVSLSGHLFDQFLINDALDIIEAAGGSFRLVKCQVGQNADAISFSELEVGADDRSILDGILDSLTSLANPSKNQGSLHQDKHTLLMKVSKFHHNNRQNEHDTKKNATVLILGAGRVCRPAAELLASIGSIPSGQLLKTCTETGFEEGNDIQVIVASLYLKDAEDIIEGIPNATAVQLDIADHGTLLKYVSQVDVVISLLPASFHSTVANACIEHKKHLVTASYVDKSILELDTAAKDAGITILGEFGLDPGIDHMMAMKMINQVHARRGRILSFTSYCGGLPSPAAANNPLAYKFSWNPAGAIRAGGNPATYKLHGETIHVQGDDLYDSAVKFRVPHLPALALECLPNRNSLVYGDLYGIEGEASTIFRGTLRYEGFSEIMGTLARIGFFDAKPHPILKQERRPTYLSFLHELLSFQTSSLDRSVIVEEAVTERIFALEKCKDTTTASKTSKTIRFLGFHEEIEIPLSCKSAFDVTCLRMEERLTYASTEQDMVLLHHEVEVDFPDGRPPERHHATLLEFGSINNGKTTTAMACTVGIPAAIGAMLLLVGKIKTRGVLRPIEPEVYVPALDILQAYGIKLLEKIE from the exons atggaagaGAGGCAGACTGGAAATACCCTGCAAGGAAATGGAGTGGTTGGAATCTTATCAGAGGCTACAAACAAATGGGAAAGAAGGGTACCCCTCACCCCATCACATTGTGCCAGGCTTCTTCATGGTGGAAAGGGTAAAACTGGAGTGGATCGCATTATTGTGCAGCCATCAACCAAACGAATTCATCATGATGCTCTATATGAGGATGTTGGATGTGAGTTATCTGAGGACTTATCCGAATGTGGCCTTATCTTGGGTATCAAACAGCCAAAG ttggagatgattcttccaGATAGAGCCTATGCGTTTTTCTCTCATACTCACAAAGCACAGAAAGAAAACATGCCTTTGCTAGATAGG ATATTGGCAGAAAGGGTGTCTTTGTTTGATTACGAGCTGATTGTAGGTGACAATGACAAAAGGCTATTAGCATTTGGAACTTTTGCTGGTAGAGCTGGATTTATTGATTTCTTACGAGGATTGGGACAAA GGTATCTTCACCTAGGTTATTCAACACCTTTCTTGTCAATTGGGGCATCTTACATGTATCCTTCCCTTGCTGCTGCAAAGGCTGCAGTGATTTCAGTGGGTGAAGAGATAGCAACTTTTGGGCTTCCATCTGGAATTTGCCCGCTTGTTTTTGTGTTTACGGGATCTGGAAATG TTTCAATTGGTGCACAAGAAATATTCAAGTTGCTTCCTCACAGCTTTGTGGACGCAAGCAAACTTCCAGAGCTATTTGAGAAG GCCAGAGATAATACTCAAACCACAAGGACATCAATAAGATTCTTTCAAGTGTATGGCTGTGTAGTAACCTGTCAGGATATGGTTGCACCTAAAGATTCGACGAAGTTATTTGACAAA ACGGATTATTATGCACATCCAGAACAATACAGGCCCATTTTCCATGAGAATATCGCCCCATATACATCTGTTATAG TTAATTGCATGTATTGGGAGAAAAGATTTCCTCGACTTCTGACCACTAAACAACTGCAAGATTTGTCGAAGAAAAGATGTCCCCTTATTGGAATCTCTGATATAACTTGTGATATCGGAGGCTCAATAGAGTTTGTAAACCAGAGTACATTGATTGATTCACCCTTTTTCAG ATATGATCCTTTGAGCAACTCATACCACCATGACATGGAAGGAAATGGAGTCATATGTCTCGCTGTTGACATTCTTCCAACCGAGTTCGCAAAAGAG GCTTCTCTACATTTTGGAGATATATTGTCCCAATTTATTGGAAGTTTAGCTTCTAAAAGAGACATTGAAGATTTACCAGCACACTTAAGAAGAGCTTGTATAGCACATGGAGGTTCCCTTACTTCCTTGTATGAGTATATTCCTCGAATGAGGAGTAC ATTTTCAGTAGAAAGAAAGGAAAATAGCTACTCGAATAAGAAGAAATACAATTTACAG GTTTCTCTCAGTGGCCATTTATTCGATCAGTTTCTGATCAATGATGCTCTGGATATAATTGAAGCTGCTGGGGGTTCATTTCGTTTGGTCAAATGTCAAGTTGGACAAAATGCTGATGCTATATCTTTTTCAGAGCTTGAA GTTGGAGCGGATGACAGAAGCATTCTAGATGGAATCCTTGATTCATTGACCTCTCTTGCTAATCCAAGTAAGAATCAAGGATCTCTACATCAAGACAAACATACCCTCTTGATGAAGGTCAGCAAATTCCATCATAACAACCGACAAAATGAACATGATACAAAGAAGAATGCAACAGTCCTCATACTTGGTGCTGGTCGTGTCTGTCGACCAGCTGCTGAACTCTTGGCATCCATCGGAAGTATTCCATCTGGACAATTGCTAAAGACATGTACAGAGACTGGGTTTGAAGAAGGGAATGACATTCAAGTCATTGTTGCATCTCTTTACCTAAAGGATGCAGAAGAT ATAATTGAGGGTATTCCAAATGCTACAGCGGTTCAACTTGACATTGCAGATCATGGAACTCTACTGAAATATGTCTCACAG GTTGATGTTGTTATCAGTTTATTGCCTGCAAGTTTCCATTCTACTGTAGCAAATGCTTGTATTGAG CATAAGAAACATCTTGTAACAGCAAGCTATGTTGACAAATCCATTTTAGAACTGGATACAGCAGCAAAGGATGCTGGTATCACTATCCTTGGAGAGTTTGGCTTGGATCCTGGGATAG ATCACATGATGGCAATGAAGATGATAAACCAAGTACATGCTAGAAGAGGTAGAATTCTATCATTTACATCTTACTGTGGAGGACTTCCTTCCCCAGCAGCTGCAAATAACCCATTAGCTTATAAATTCAG TTGGAATCCTGCTGGAGCTATCAGAGCTGGGGGAAATCCAGCTACGTACAAGCTCCATGGAGAAACTATACATGTCCAAG GAGATGATCTCTATGATTCTGCTGTCAAATTTCGTGTACCTCATCTTCCAGCTCTTGCACTGGAATGTCTTCCAAATCGGAATTCTTTAGTTTATGGTGACCTGTATGGAATTGAAGGGGAAGCATCAACTATTTTTCGTGGAACCCTCCGTTATGAAG GGTTTAGTGAAATAATGGGTACACTAGCAAGAATTGGCTTCTTTGATGCAAAACCTCATCCAATTCTCAAACAAGAAAGGAGACCAACATATCTGTCCTTTCTACATGAACTTCTCAGCTTTCAAACTTCAAGCTTGGATAGAAGTGTGATTGTGGAAGAGGCTGTTACAGAAAGGATATTTGCTCTTGAAAAATGCAAAGACACTACAACTGCTTCAAAAACATCTAAAACTATTAG ATTTCTAGGATTTCATGAGGAGATTGAAATCCCTTTATCCTGTAAAAGTGCATTTGATGTTACTTGCCTCAGGATGGAAGAAAGGTTAACATATGCCAGCACAGAACAG GATATGGTGTTGTTACACCATGAAGTGGAGGTAGACTTCCCAGATGGCAGGCCTCCAGAGAGACACCACGCAACTTTACTAGAATTTGGGAGCATTAACAATGGTAAAACGACCACAGCAATGGCTTGCACAGTCGGAATTCCTGCAGCTATTGGGGCTATG CTCTTACTTGTTGGCAAGATCAAGACAAGAGGTGTTCTAAGACCCATTGAACCTGAAGTTTACGTGCCAG CACTAGATATCTTGCAAGCCTATGGCATCAAGCTGCTAGAGAAGATTGAATGA